A genomic region of Mycolicibacterium poriferae contains the following coding sequences:
- a CDS encoding toxin glutamine deamidase domain-containing protein has protein sequence MSPAAAASAVPTRSQVQNWDTTALDDATQRWRGAAAAAETAFEQHRQNIASPGGTDWEGDAKDAALERVAADLGVVRRQGDVQRHAADVAARGSEDIAAARRAVLDAIAEAEADDFLVGEDLSVTDTREFDPMTAAARATAAAEHTEYIRWRAEQLVATDALVGQQLQAEALELQGIQFDGEGRDESIQIVDHKTDADGADSAQRPKTWQDMLRPPGSPTGEAANGEANEAAEGVGGAPSSSLDDMLVPGKTTDPAQPANLDDALDEVAGQPVPAAAAAPRLNPAKVDKFKDLARKLMQQDGVPADQIEQRLDDMIAAAQQPLLPHTPSPQAPLPEPGFGEGFGDAWRSLEDTVHRLTGQEGVESFREAWKDLGTGLFETAKDPYATATRVVIAEAEAARGNPEYWLGGKTFDAAAAAATLPFGGEAALARGALDDAVRPGIPQEVIDTARAGQDPAQLPTPERHLPTTGNNYGLPPNAGDHHIAPTTDVSDHQAPIGPSLPQSIEDIHRWLPEINHGQGMDPFDPERAVNCGQCALAVDQRLTGIAPDASAGLGTLSIPEMEAATGLRQVPATPEQIEQFLSSQGPGAHTVVGVDRGNGFAGHWFNAYFDGTRVYAVDGQTGQIVGWPPDMDLPNGPVIAWDMGVPK, from the coding sequence GTGAGTCCAGCCGCTGCCGCGTCGGCGGTGCCGACCCGTTCGCAGGTACAGAACTGGGATACCACCGCCCTCGACGACGCGACCCAGCGTTGGCGTGGGGCGGCGGCTGCGGCGGAGACGGCGTTCGAGCAGCACCGGCAGAACATCGCATCTCCGGGCGGCACCGACTGGGAGGGCGACGCCAAAGACGCTGCGCTCGAACGAGTTGCCGCGGATCTCGGGGTGGTGCGCCGCCAGGGAGACGTGCAGCGCCACGCAGCCGATGTCGCCGCGCGGGGCAGCGAGGACATTGCAGCGGCCCGCCGCGCGGTGCTCGACGCCATCGCCGAGGCCGAAGCCGATGACTTCCTGGTGGGCGAGGACCTCTCGGTTACCGATACCCGCGAATTCGACCCGATGACTGCTGCTGCCCGGGCGACTGCCGCGGCCGAGCATACCGAGTACATTCGCTGGCGCGCAGAACAACTCGTCGCCACCGATGCCCTTGTCGGTCAACAGCTGCAGGCCGAGGCGCTCGAACTGCAGGGCATCCAGTTCGACGGTGAAGGCCGAGACGAGTCGATCCAGATTGTCGACCACAAGACCGACGCCGACGGCGCGGACTCTGCCCAGAGGCCGAAAACTTGGCAGGACATGCTTCGCCCACCGGGATCCCCCACCGGCGAAGCCGCCAATGGCGAGGCCAACGAGGCAGCGGAGGGTGTCGGCGGTGCGCCATCGTCCTCGTTGGACGACATGCTGGTCCCCGGGAAGACGACCGATCCGGCACAACCCGCGAACCTCGACGATGCGCTGGACGAAGTAGCCGGGCAGCCAGTGCCCGCGGCCGCGGCGGCGCCACGCCTAAATCCAGCCAAGGTCGACAAATTCAAGGACCTGGCACGCAAGCTGATGCAGCAAGACGGCGTCCCCGCCGATCAAATCGAGCAGCGCCTCGACGACATGATTGCGGCAGCACAACAGCCGCTGTTGCCCCACACTCCATCACCGCAAGCGCCACTGCCTGAGCCCGGATTCGGTGAGGGGTTCGGCGACGCATGGCGCAGCTTGGAAGACACCGTCCATCGCCTGACAGGTCAGGAAGGTGTCGAGAGCTTCCGAGAAGCCTGGAAAGACCTCGGCACCGGCCTGTTCGAAACTGCCAAAGATCCGTACGCCACAGCCACAAGGGTGGTGATCGCCGAGGCCGAGGCCGCCCGCGGGAATCCTGAGTATTGGCTCGGCGGAAAGACCTTTGACGCCGCCGCTGCAGCAGCCACGCTGCCATTCGGAGGCGAGGCGGCCCTGGCCCGCGGCGCGCTCGATGACGCCGTGAGACCTGGCATCCCACAAGAGGTGATCGACACAGCGCGCGCAGGACAAGACCCAGCGCAGCTTCCAACTCCGGAACGCCATCTGCCGACCACCGGCAATAACTATGGTCTGCCGCCGAATGCTGGAGATCATCATATTGCCCCGACAACTGATGTGTCCGACCATCAGGCCCCGATCGGACCTTCGCTGCCACAGTCAATCGAGGACATTCATAGGTGGCTGCCTGAAATCAACCACGGGCAAGGAATGGATCCCTTCGATCCTGAACGCGCAGTCAATTGTGGACAGTGCGCGTTGGCGGTCGACCAAAGACTGACCGGAATCGCTCCGGATGCATCCGCAGGTCTCGGGACGCTCTCGATACCGGAGATGGAAGCTGCGACAGGCTTGCGACAAGTGCCGGCCACTCCAGAACAAATAGAACAATTTCTGTCAAGCCAGGGCCCCGGCGCGCACACTGTGGTCGGCGTCGACAGAGGTAACGGCTTCGCCGGGCACTGGTTCAACGCATACTTCGACGGAACCCGCGTCTACGCTGTTGACGGCCAGACGGGACAGATCGTAGGTTGGCCGCCAGATATGGACCTACCGAATGGACCGGTCATTGCGTGGGACATGGGGGTACCCAAGTGA
- a CDS encoding S1C family serine protease — protein sequence MDTLRRLRTCLSALSVLVLTAGLIGPTASNAVPREVREQAIPATVKVYKLDNDLIPIGTGSGSILVQTGQVLTNQHVVGDTDTGELANTDGIVLISVTTDPRDPPNPTYLGRVIRSDPALDLALITVVSDISGRDLTDCLTLPTYSMGDSDSLVVGDEVAVIGFPSIGGNSVTYTEGTISGFESAAPWIKTDTEINPGNSGGSAIDADGNLIGVPTQIMTSGDANMQGKIGFIRPISAAADITAEVGQLGVPGCDGGSSLGPVPSTGEYGPLDIAFLGYTSAVDGEEVVESVPSGTTELYAHFGYYAVPFNTPFAFEWLFNGQPTGVGEEHDEWPTEAGDGMLTVSTTNARGLADGTYSLRITAGDGSGTSPEITVGGTADAAAEQVSVRGRVASADTGRPIADAYFAVLAPGITWADVDFDNPDHILDITRTNSEGAYQTSIAFPTDQLYSVGVVAEGYEESLYDDIDLTKLEPAGGGFVDAGVVELKAL from the coding sequence ATGGATACGCTGCGGCGACTCAGAACGTGTCTCTCGGCATTGTCGGTGCTGGTGCTCACTGCCGGGTTGATCGGACCGACAGCCAGCAACGCCGTTCCGCGTGAAGTCCGCGAGCAGGCGATTCCGGCGACGGTGAAGGTCTACAAGCTCGACAATGACCTCATTCCGATCGGCACCGGGTCCGGCTCGATACTCGTCCAAACCGGTCAGGTACTCACCAACCAACATGTGGTCGGTGACACCGACACCGGTGAGCTCGCCAATACCGATGGAATCGTGTTGATTTCGGTCACGACCGACCCGCGTGATCCGCCCAATCCGACCTATCTGGGCAGGGTGATCCGCTCCGATCCGGCATTGGATCTGGCGCTCATCACGGTCGTCTCAGACATCAGCGGGCGCGACCTCACCGATTGTCTGACGCTGCCGACCTACTCGATGGGTGACTCCGATTCGCTGGTGGTCGGCGACGAGGTCGCCGTCATCGGTTTTCCCAGCATCGGAGGCAACTCGGTGACCTACACCGAGGGGACGATCAGCGGCTTCGAGAGCGCCGCCCCCTGGATCAAGACCGACACTGAGATCAACCCCGGCAACTCCGGGGGCAGCGCGATCGACGCCGACGGCAATCTGATCGGCGTCCCGACTCAGATCATGACGTCCGGCGACGCAAACATGCAGGGCAAGATCGGTTTCATTCGCCCCATTTCCGCCGCCGCCGACATCACAGCCGAGGTGGGACAACTCGGTGTCCCGGGGTGCGACGGCGGATCATCGCTGGGGCCGGTCCCCTCGACCGGGGAATACGGACCGCTCGACATCGCCTTCCTGGGGTACACCTCGGCTGTCGATGGTGAGGAGGTCGTCGAGAGCGTGCCGAGTGGAACGACCGAACTCTATGCGCATTTCGGCTACTACGCTGTGCCGTTCAACACCCCATTCGCATTCGAGTGGTTGTTCAACGGACAGCCGACCGGCGTCGGGGAGGAACACGACGAATGGCCGACCGAGGCCGGTGACGGCATGTTGACCGTGAGCACGACCAACGCCCGCGGACTGGCGGACGGGACGTACTCGTTGCGGATCACCGCAGGGGACGGATCAGGTACCAGTCCCGAGATCACCGTCGGCGGCACAGCGGATGCTGCCGCGGAGCAGGTCTCGGTTCGGGGCCGCGTGGCCTCGGCCGATACCGGTCGCCCCATTGCAGACGCCTACTTCGCGGTGCTGGCGCCGGGAATCACCTGGGCCGACGTCGATTTCGACAATCCCGATCACATCCTCGACATCACCCGTACCAATAGCGAGGGCGCATACCAGACGAGTATCGCATTTCCGACAGATCAGCTGTACTCGGTCGGCGTGGTAGCCGAAGGTTACGAAGAAAGCCTCTACGACGACATCGATCTCACCAAGCTCGAACCTGCCGGCGGCGGGTTCGTCGACGCCGGGGTCGTCGAACTGAAGGCCCTCTGA
- a CDS encoding DUF5997 family protein, which yields MSRPNSQSMKPATAAKKLDVYLPATPEEFQQNPITRDELAALQAEPPQWLKDLRKNGPHPKNLVAAKLGVSIAGLARGGVTEALTTEQIDALLADKPEWLVAERESFQNVLIEQRRLRAQRADKAGEA from the coding sequence ATGAGCAGGCCGAACTCGCAGTCCATGAAGCCCGCCACCGCGGCGAAGAAGCTCGACGTGTACCTGCCCGCCACCCCGGAAGAATTCCAGCAGAATCCCATCACCCGCGACGAGCTCGCCGCTCTGCAGGCCGAACCCCCGCAGTGGCTGAAGGACCTGCGCAAGAACGGGCCGCACCCGAAAAACCTCGTCGCGGCCAAGCTGGGCGTCTCGATCGCCGGCCTCGCGCGGGGCGGGGTCACCGAGGCACTGACCACCGAGCAGATCGACGCACTGCTGGCCGACAAGCCGGAGTGGTTGGTCGCCGAACGGGAGAGTTTCCAGAATGTGCTCATCGAGCAACGCCGTTTGAGGGCACAACGTGCGGACAAGGCCGGCGAGGCCTGA
- a CDS encoding cupin domain-containing protein has protein sequence MTLQVPTLVGRDEGEHFHFLNILYTAKINSDQTDGSLTVMEFLGYKNFAPPLHRHDAEDELLYVLDGEVWFSCGEVEAVQSTGAMVWLPRGLAHTFQIRSETARVLQVSCPGQFERFVAALGRPTDEPVLPIPEEIDPAHVAQVCSEFSIQVLGPPPPPVTH, from the coding sequence ATGACGCTGCAGGTCCCTACGCTCGTCGGCCGTGACGAGGGCGAACACTTTCACTTCCTCAACATCCTGTACACCGCCAAGATCAACAGTGACCAGACCGATGGTTCCCTCACCGTGATGGAGTTCCTCGGCTACAAGAACTTTGCGCCACCGTTGCACCGCCACGATGCCGAGGACGAGCTTCTCTACGTCCTCGACGGCGAGGTGTGGTTCTCGTGCGGAGAGGTAGAAGCCGTGCAGAGCACCGGTGCGATGGTCTGGCTTCCCCGGGGCCTCGCACACACCTTTCAGATTCGTTCCGAGACCGCCCGCGTGTTGCAGGTGTCCTGCCCGGGGCAGTTCGAGCGTTTCGTGGCCGCGCTCGGTCGTCCCACCGACGAACCGGTGCTACCCATCCCAGAGGAGATCGACCCCGCACACGTGGCTCAAGTGTGCAGCGAATTCTCGATTCAGGTGCTGGGGCCGCCTCCTCCACCCGTCACGCACTGA
- a CDS encoding VOC family protein, with protein sequence MEQRISLITLGVDDFERSRRFYEQGLGWVAKDAPDGVVFYQLPGIALALFGRDDLAQDAHHPIDGRFSGITIAINERTEADVDMVLTQAAAAGATILKPAEKVFWGGYSGYFADLDGHVWEVAMNPFWTINDDGTLTL encoded by the coding sequence ATGGAGCAGCGCATCAGCTTGATCACCCTCGGCGTCGACGATTTCGAGCGGTCTCGACGGTTCTACGAACAGGGCCTGGGGTGGGTCGCCAAGGATGCACCCGACGGCGTTGTCTTCTACCAACTGCCCGGCATCGCGCTGGCGTTGTTCGGTCGCGACGACCTCGCCCAGGATGCCCACCATCCGATCGACGGCCGGTTCAGCGGCATCACCATCGCGATCAACGAGCGCACCGAAGCCGACGTCGACATGGTCCTCACCCAGGCCGCGGCCGCCGGCGCGACGATCCTCAAGCCGGCCGAAAAGGTGTTCTGGGGCGGTTATTCGGGGTATTTCGCCGATCTCGACGGGCACGTCTGGGAAGTCGCGATGAACCCGTTCTGGACCATCAATGACGACGGCACGCTGACGCTCTGA
- a CDS encoding SDR family NAD(P)-dependent oxidoreductase: MSPLAGKTALVTGGTSGIGYATARAFADAGAKVFITGRTEQRVQDAATSLGSGVVGVASDVTASADLDRLIDVIREGGTGLDIVFANAGGGEYVTLEEETPEHLADTFNRNVGGTVFTVQKTLPLLSPGASIVLAGSTAATRGTPAFGAYAASKAAIRSFGRTWATELADRGIRVNTVIPGPIMTPGLHGLEADEEQRQGMLNGLASNPMKRIGDPEELAAAVVFLASDASSFMTGSEVVVDGGINQV; the protein is encoded by the coding sequence ATGTCCCCACTTGCAGGAAAAACAGCACTGGTCACCGGCGGCACGTCGGGCATCGGCTACGCGACCGCCCGGGCGTTCGCCGATGCAGGGGCCAAGGTGTTCATCACGGGTCGCACCGAACAACGGGTCCAGGATGCCGCCACTTCCCTCGGAAGCGGCGTGGTCGGTGTGGCCAGCGACGTCACCGCATCGGCGGATCTGGACCGATTGATCGACGTCATTCGCGAGGGCGGTACCGGACTCGACATCGTCTTCGCCAACGCCGGCGGCGGTGAGTACGTGACTCTCGAGGAGGAAACCCCCGAGCACCTCGCCGACACGTTCAACCGCAACGTCGGCGGGACGGTGTTCACGGTGCAGAAGACGCTGCCGCTGCTCTCCCCCGGCGCCTCGATCGTGCTGGCCGGCTCCACTGCGGCCACCCGAGGCACCCCGGCGTTCGGCGCCTATGCCGCGTCCAAAGCCGCGATCCGGTCGTTCGGACGAACCTGGGCGACGGAGCTGGCCGACCGCGGAATCCGCGTCAACACCGTCATCCCCGGTCCGATCATGACACCGGGGCTGCACGGCTTGGAGGCCGACGAGGAGCAGCGCCAGGGCATGCTGAATGGCCTGGCGTCGAACCCGATGAAGCGCATCGGCGACCCCGAGGAGTTGGCCGCGGCGGTCGTGTTTCTCGCTTCGGACGCAAGCAGTTTCATGACCGGTTCCGAGGTTGTCGTCGACGGTGGCATCAACCAGGTCTAG
- a CDS encoding LysR family substrate-binding domain-containing protein has product MTRTSLTLGYVPGATPAKWARIWAQRRPEVPLELRAVTAAEAAADVRAGAVDVAILRPSADTSGLAVIPLYEEKTVAVVPTGHILSAADEITAADLDDEPTLLPEDDVVGWGDAPGVLVEHRPETTLAAIELVAAGIGVLIVPQSLARLYHRKDLTYRPIADAPTCPVALAFLEGQQHELVEEFIGIVRGRKASSSRGQSESGPKRTAREKTLAKQAARAAAGKVARRPGRAGRGRR; this is encoded by the coding sequence GTGACCCGGACCTCGCTCACCTTGGGATACGTCCCGGGAGCAACGCCGGCGAAGTGGGCCCGGATCTGGGCGCAGCGCCGCCCGGAGGTGCCGCTGGAGTTGCGGGCCGTCACCGCAGCCGAGGCCGCCGCCGACGTGCGGGCCGGCGCCGTCGACGTCGCGATCCTGCGACCGTCTGCGGACACGTCCGGGCTGGCGGTCATCCCGCTCTACGAAGAGAAGACGGTGGCCGTGGTGCCCACCGGGCACATCCTCAGCGCCGCTGACGAGATCACCGCTGCCGACCTCGATGACGAACCGACACTGTTGCCGGAGGACGACGTCGTCGGCTGGGGGGATGCGCCCGGCGTCTTGGTCGAACACCGGCCTGAAACCACTCTGGCTGCAATCGAACTCGTCGCCGCGGGGATCGGCGTGCTGATCGTTCCGCAGTCTCTGGCGCGGCTGTACCACCGCAAGGACCTCACCTACCGCCCGATCGCCGATGCGCCCACCTGTCCCGTCGCACTGGCATTCCTGGAGGGACAGCAGCACGAGCTGGTCGAGGAGTTCATCGGGATCGTGCGGGGACGCAAAGCCAGTTCGTCACGGGGACAGTCCGAATCCGGACCGAAGCGCACCGCGCGGGAGAAGACGCTCGCCAAGCAGGCGGCACGCGCCGCGGCGGGCAAGGTTGCCCGGCGGCCGGGGCGTGCGGGACGGGGCCGGCGCTGA